One Solanum lycopersicum chromosome 4, SLM_r2.1 DNA window includes the following coding sequences:
- the MPK9 gene encoding mitogen-activated protein kinase 9 — MATPVEPPNGIRSPGKHYYSMWQSLFEIDTKYVPIKPIGRGAYGIVCSSVNRESNEKVAIKKINNAFENRVDALRTLRELKLLRHLRHENVIALKDVMMPIHRRSFKDVYLVYELMDTDLHQIVKSSQTLTNDHCQYFLFQLLRGLKYLHSANILHRDLKPGNLLINANCDLKICDFGLARTSSGKDQFMTEYVVTRWYRAPELLLCCDNYGTSIDVWSVGCIFAELLGRKPVFPGTECLNQLKLIINILGSQREEDLEFIDNPKARKYIKSLPYSPGTPFSRLYPQAHPLAIDLLQRMLVFDPSKRISVMEALQHPYMSPLYDPNTDPPAQVPINLDIDEDLGEETIRDMMWTEILHYHPEAATAAMEEVM; from the exons ATGGCAACTCCAGTTGAGCCACCAAATGGGATAAGGTCCCCAGGGAAGCATTACTATTCCATGTGGCAATCCCTTTTTGAAATTGATACTAAATATGTACCTATTAAGCCTATTGGGCGAGGGGCATATGGAATTGTTTGTTCTTCTGTTAACAGGGAATCCAATGAGAAGGTTgcaatcaagaaaataaacaatgCTTTTGAGAATCGTGTTGATGCTCTCAGGACATTGCGTGAACTAAAGCTCCTTCGCCATCTAAGACATGAAAATGTGATTGCTCTGAAAGATGTTATGATGCCAATCCACAGGCGAAGTTTCAAAGATGTTTATCTGGTATATGAACTAATGGATACAGATTTACATCAAATAGTCAAATCCTCTCAAACACTCACGAATGATCATTGCCAGTATTTCCTATTCCAG TTGCTTCGAGGTCTAAAGTATCTCCATTCAGCGAATATTCTTCATCGTGACTTGAAGCCCGGGAACCTGCTCATCAACGCGAACTGTGATCTGAAAATATGTGATTTCGGGCTTGCACGTACAAGCAGTGGGAAGGACCAGTTTATGACTGAATATGTTGTTACACGCTGGTACAGGGCACCGGAACTTCTCCTTTGCTGTGACAACTACGGAACATCCATTGATGTATGGTCTGTTGGTTGCATTTTTGCGGAGCTCTTAGGGAGGAAACCTGTCTTTCCAGGTACTGAATGCCTTAACCAACTGAAATTGATTATCAACATCCTTGGTAGCCAAAGGGAAGAAGATTTAGAATTTATCGACAATCCAAAGGCGAGGAAGTACATCAAATCACTTCCATACTCTCCTGGAACACCATTTTCCCGCCTCTATCCCCAAGCTCATCCATTGGCGATTGATCTCCTGCAGAGGATGCTTGTGTTTGACCCTTCCAAAAGAATTAGTGTTATGGAAGCACTTCAACACCCATACATGTCTCCTTTGTATGATCCGAACACTGATCCCCCAGCGCAGGTTCCTATCAACCTTGACATAGACGAGGACTTGGGAGAAGAGACGATAAGGGACATGATGTGGACGGAAATACTTCATTACCATCCTGAAGCTGCCACAGCTGCTATGGAAGAAGTTATGTGA
- the LOC101244866 gene encoding alcohol acyltransferase 9, whose amino-acid sequence MLGSIDLPDCVYSKEPTFISPISPTPNHTLYLSNLDDQMFLRFSIKYLYIFTKSINLEKLKYSLSRVLVDYYPLAGRLLKCPQNNHKLQVDCNGKGAIFAEAFLDLSADELLVVSNKPDKSWRKLLYKDEAQSFLDIPPLVVQVTNLRCGGMILCTAINHCLCDGIGTAQFLHAWAHYTVDPTVNLSIKPFHSRHVLKPHDPTQITSIHPAFTKIPLDDQNPQFDLNLHQYLQSQPVTPTSITFSQSQILHLKRQCSPSVKSTSFEVLASHTWRCWVKSLDLPSSVNVKLLFSVNIRKTVKPELPQGYYGNGFVLGCAEAPVKQVVNGNLQDTVKLVQHAKSELTSDTVKSIVDLLEDKTVKTDLSTSLVISQWSRLSLEEVNFGEGKPIQMGPLTSDIYCLFLPSLGEIDGIRVLVSVPENVVKKFEYYMKELWEVNDVNGDIIKGHLQYENQKMISA is encoded by the exons atgttaggctcAATAGATCTACCAGATTGTGTTTATTCAAAAGAGCCTACTTTCATAAGTCCAATTAGTCCAACACCAAATCACACCCTTTATTTATCAAATCTTGATGATCAAATGTTCCTTAGATTTTCAATTAAGtatctttatatttttactaagtCCATAAATTTGGAGAAACTTAAATATTCACTATCAAGAGTTTTAGTGGATTATTATCCTTTAGCAGGGAGACTATTAAAATGTCCACAAAATAATCATAAACTTCAAGTGGATTGTAATGGAAAAGGTGCTATTTTTGCTGAAGCATTTTTGGATTTAAGTGCTGATGAACTTCTTGTGGTTTCTAATAAACCTGATAAATCTTggagaaaattattatataaagatGAAGCTCAAAGTTTCTTGGATATTCCTCCTCTAGTTGTGCAG GTAACAAATCTCCGTTGTGGGGGCATGATCCTCTGCACCGCAATCAACCATTGTCTATGTGACGGCATCGGGACCGCTCAATTTTTACATGCATGGGCCCATTATACCGTGGACCCCACAGTCAATTTATCAATCAAACCGTTCCACTCTCGCCACGTGTTAAAACCCCATGATCCGACACAAATAACCTCTATACATCCTGCATTTACGAAAATACCCCTTGATGATCAAAATCCCCAATTTGACCTCAACCTTCACCAATATTTACAATCACAACCTGTTACCCCTACTTCTATTACCTTTTCACAGTCCCAAATTCTACACTTGAAAAGACAATGTTCTCCCTCGGTAAAATCCACGAGCTTCGAAGTCCTAGCATCTCACACGTGGCGGTGTTGGGTAAAATCATTGGATTTACCGTCTTCTGTTAacgttaaattattattttccgtTAACATTAGGAAGACGGTAAAACCAGAATTACCACAAGGGTATTATGGGAATGGATTTGTGCTAGGGTGCGCCGAGGCACCAGTTAAGCAAGTGGTGAATGGTAACTTACAAGACACGGTAAAATTAGTGCAACATGCTAAGTCTGAATTAACGAGCGATACGGTAAAATCAATCGTCGATTTATTAGAGGATAAAACCGTAAAAACGGATTTATCGACTAGTTTGGTAATTTCACAATGGTCAAGATTGAGCTTAGAAGAGGTAAATTTTGGAGAAGGTAAACCAATTCAAATGGGTCCATTAACAAGTGATATTTACTGCTTGTTTTTACCGTCATTGGGTGAAATTGATGGAATTAGAGTATTGGTTTCTGTGCCAGAAAATGTTGTGAAgaaatttgaatattatatgaaGGAACTTTGGGAGGTAAATGATGTTAATGGAGATATTATCAAAGGACATCTTCaatatgaaaatcaaaaaatgatttctgcttga